The following proteins come from a genomic window of Sesamum indicum cultivar Zhongzhi No. 13 linkage group LG10, S_indicum_v1.0, whole genome shotgun sequence:
- the LOC105171854 gene encoding chalcone synthase has translation MVTVEEIRRAQRAEGPATVLAIGTATPTNCVDQSTYPDYYFRITDSEHKTELKEKFKRMCEKSMIKKRYMYLTEEILKENPNICAYMAPSLDARQDIVVVEVPKLGKEAAQKAIKEWGQPKSKITHLVFCTTSGVDMPGADYQLTKLLGLRPSVKRFMMYQQGCFAGGTVLRMAKDLAENNAGARVLVVCSEITAVTFRGPSDSHLDSLVGQALFGDGAAAVIVGSDPVVGVERPLFQIVSAAQTLLPDSHGAIDGHLREVGLTFHLLKDVPGLISKNIEKSLKEAFEPLGISDWNSIFWIAHPGGPAILDQVEEKLALKPEKLRSTRHVLSEYGNMSSACVLFILDEMRKSSAKEGMNSTGEGLDWGVLFGFGPGLTVETVVLHSVPIN, from the exons ATGGTGACCGTTGAGGAGATTCGTAGGGCTCAACGGGCTGAAGGGCCGGCCACCGTCTTGGCAATTGGGACCGCGACTCCAACCAACTGCGTGGATCAGAGCACGTACCCTGATTACTATTTCCGCATCACTGATAGCGAACACAAGACTGAGCTCAAAGAGAAATTTAAGCGCATGT GCGAGAAGTCCATGATCAAGAAACGTTACATGTACTTGACAGAAGAAATCCTGAAAGAGAATCCAAACATATGCGCATACATGGCGCCGTCGCTGGACGCCCGTCAAGACATCGTGGTGGTGGAGGTGCCCAAGCTCGGCAAAGAAGCTGCCCAAAAGGCGATCAAGGAATGGGGGCAGCCAAAATCCAAGATCACCCACCTCGTGTTTTGCACCACCAGCGGTGTGGACATGCCCGGCGCCGACTACCAGCTGACCAAGCTCCTCGGCCTCCGCCCCTCCGTCAAGCGCTTCATGATGTACCAACAGGGCTGCTTTGCCGGCGGCACCGTGCTCCGTATGGCCAAAGACCTGGCGGAGAACAACGCAGGTGCCAGGGTTTTGGTTGTTTGCTCGGAGATCACGGCCGTGACGTTCCGTGGCCCGAGTGACAGTCACTTGGATAGTCTTGTTGGGCAGGCGTTGTTCGGTGACGGTGCAGCCGCGGTCATCGTGGGTTCGGACCCGGTGGTGGGGGTCGAGCGGCCACTTTTCCAGATTGTCTCGGCGGCGCAAACACTTCTGCCTGACAGCCATGGTGCCATTGATGGGCATTTGCGTGAGGTTGGACTGACTTTCCACCTCCTGAAAGATGTTCCGGGCCTGATATCTAAGAACATAGAGAAGAGTTTGAAGGAAGCGTTTGAGCCTTTGGGTATTTCTGATTGGAACTCTATTTTCTGGATCGCGCATCCAGGCGGGCCCGCGATTCTTGATCAGGTCGAGGAAAAGCTAGCCCTCAAGCCCGAAAAACTCCGATCAACCAGACACGTGCTGAGCGAGTATGGGAACATGTCGAGCGCATGCGTACTCTTTATACTGGACGAGATGAGGAAGTCCTCGGCCAAGGAGGGAATGAACTCCACCGGGGAAGGCCTAGATTGGGGAGTGCTATTTGGGTTCGGGCCGGGCCTCACCGTTGAGACCGTGGTGCTACACAGTGTGCCAATCAATTGA
- the LOC105171855 gene encoding ubiquinone biosynthesis monooxygenase COQ6, mitochondrial, with translation MLSFPQLLELRITARQVALNFHAFRLARRTLCSDAGVKLPGADSAQEVADKHGHHSNIPIHDVAIVGGGMVGMALACSLARMPLTNQLNVAIIDSNPALLNGDCIQKEDPPDPRVSTVTPATIDLFKDVGAWRYVEQHRHAYFDKMQVWDYTGFGYTRYNARDINKEILGCVVENKVLHRSLLSCLQNTSFQQKIYPSRLSSMTIHSRSASSPHGSLAKLELSDGNSLYAKLVVGADGSKSRVKELAGINSTGWKYSQNAIICTVEHMEENHCAWQCFLPNGPIALLPIGDNFSNIVWTMTPEESLNRKSMSEVDFVREIDRALDNGYGPHPNSQLFGGRAAFSWLTGDTTVSTNECFEVPPRVTKVASERMVFPLSLNHATSYALKRVVLIGDAAHTVHPLAGQGVNMGFGDAFSLAKVIAEGIAVGSDIGEVSLLRGYESDRRPANLTMMAILDGFQKAYSVDFRPLNVLRAAAFQGAHYIAPLKRQIISYASGEQRFPLFS, from the exons ATGCTAAGTTTTCCCCAGCTACTTGAATTAAG GATAACTGCAAGACAAGTGGCACTCAATTTCCATGCCTTCAGATTGGCCCGGAGGACATTATGCAGTGATGCAGGTGTCAAGTTACCTGGAGCAGATAGTGCTCAA GAGGTCGCAGACAAGCATGGACACCACAGTAATATTCCGATACATGATGTTGCTATTGTTGGAGGTGGCATGGTTGGCATGGCTCTGGCGTGCTCTTTGG CACGCATGCCCTTGACAAACCAACTAAATGTTGCCATCATTGATAGCAATCCAGCATTACTGAATGGTGATTGCATCCAGAAAGAGGATCCCCCAGATCCAAGAGTTAGTACTGTCACGCCAGCTACAATAGATCTTTTTAAAG ATGTAGGTGCCTGGAGGTATGTTGAACAGCATCGGCATGCCTACTTTGATAAGATGCAg GTTTGGGATTACACTGGTTTTGGATATACAAGGTACAATGCCAGAGAcattaacaaagaaatacTAGG GTGCGTTGTGGAGAATAAAGTGCTTCATAGATCTTTATTATCATGCTTACAG AACACATCTTTCCAGCAGAAAATATATCCTTCCAGATTAAGCTCAATGACCATACATTCAAGATCCGCATCAAGTCCTCATGGATCTTTAGCTAAATTGGAACTGAGTGATGGGAATAGCTTGTACGCCAAATTAGTG GTTGGAGCTGATGGGTCCAAATCACGAGTTAAGGAGTTAGCGGGAATAAATTCAACTGGATGGAAATATTCTCAGAATGCAATTATATGTACTGTAGAGCATATGGAGGAAAACCATTGTGCTTGGCAATGTTTTCTCCCTAATGGCCCTATTGCACTTCTGCCAATTGGGGACAATTTCAGCAATATCGTCTGGACAATGACCCCTGAAGAGTCATTGAACCGCAAATCCATGTCAGAAGTTGATTTTGTGAGAGAAATAGATCGTGCTCTTGACAATGGCTATGGCCCACATCCAAATTCTCAACTGTTTGGTGGCAGAGCTGCATTCTCTTGGCTCACTGGAGATACAACAGTATCCACCAATGAGTGTTTTGAAGTTCCTCCCAGAGTGACTAAAGTAGCCTCCGAAAGAATGGTGTTTCCACTGTCTCTGAATCATGCTACTAGCTATGCATTAAAACGTGTTGTTCTTATCGGTGATGCTGCACACACTGTTCATCCTTTGGCTGGTCAAGGAGTTAATATGGGATTTGGAGATGCATTCTCTCTTGCAAAGGTTATTGCTGAAGGCATTGCAGTTGGATCTGATATTGGGGAG GTGTCATTGCTAAGAGGATATGAATCAGACAGGAGACCTGCAAACTTGACAATGATGGCAATTCTGGATGGCTTTCAGAAGGCATATTCCGTTGATTTCAGACCACTCAATGTACTGCGTGCTGCTGCATTCCAAGGGGCTCATTATATTGCACCATTGAAAAGGCAAATAATTTCGTATGCCTCTGGTGAGCAGAGATTTCCGCTTTTCTCATGA